From Vigna angularis cultivar LongXiaoDou No.4 chromosome 11, ASM1680809v1, whole genome shotgun sequence:
GTATTTATAGTGACCCCTACTTCATCCAAGCTAAAATAAACGTACAcaataaagcataaaaataCAACTAGAGGACATTGAGCATGCATCTTCGTAAGTTGCATTACATGTATCAATCTGATTACATTTTCTGCACTTTCATTTCTTAATCCTCCATTGCCATTTCGATTCAACCTTCTGCTCCGGAATTGCATGCATGCAACATAGATAAACACAACAACAACTTACAATGGATCAATCACCATGCACGACTTCGAGAGGATCTAGCATTGGGGACGCTTCAGAGCTTGAGGCCAATCTCACACTCAGTGATAGGCTCAAGGTTTTCAAAAGCTCCTCCTTTGATCCCAATAGCCATGTCGCCTCCAAATCCCACACCATGAACGAAAAGGAGAAAAGACACTTGTGCTCTTATCTTATTGACCTGAAGAAGGCTTCAGCGGAAGAAATGCGTAAAAGTGTTCTTGCTAACAACTTAGCCTTCATACGTACGTCCAAAGGGATATCTGATCTTGAGGGAGAGTTGGTTTCCATGAGAAATCTTCTATCCACCCAGGCTGCTTTGGTTCATGGTTTAGCAGATGGGTGCGAACTTAGTCCCATGATTAGTGGAAATGAAGATTTAGACATGGATGATATACTAGATGAAAAAACCGAACTATCCAACACAGAAAAATGGCTAATAGGATATTTAGAAACCCTTGAGGTTCTATTAGCGGAGAAAAGGGTGGATGAAGCAATGACTGCtttggaagaaggagaaaaaatgGTACAAGAAATTACTGAAGTGGGAACTTTAAGTCCAAATTTATTTGAGGCATTGCAAGATGCTATTGCTGAATACAGAAAAAAACTAGCAGATCAACTAGCAGAGACTATCTGCCAGCCATCAACTAGCAGTGCAGAGACTCGATCAACAGCGTTGTCATTGAAAAAACTTGGGGATGGTTCTCGTGCTCACACATTACTACTAAGTTCTCGCCAAGGAACATTACAACGTTCCATGAAAATCCTTCAATCCAGCAATTATGGTGGGGTTGGGCCATTTACTGCTGCCCTTTCACAGCTTGTTTGTTCCACCATTTCACAAGTAGCATCAGATTCTCTGTCAGTGTTTTCTGAAGAACCTGGCTCTGCTCGGACAGTATTCCATCAAGCACGTATCTTCTACTGAGAAGGAGTGCTAAGAAATCCTGAACATTTTGAAAGGGTTCTCtgttcttttataaataaaatagctTTTAAAAGTAACCATCGAGTCCAATGATGTTTCATTGAACATGAAAGAGTAATGGAGCACCCAACCGGTCAAAGCGGGAGAAGTAGAATTAGGTTGGGGAGGGAAGGGGTTAAAAAGAGAGAGAGCAGCG
This genomic window contains:
- the LOC108332774 gene encoding exocyst complex component EXO84A-like; this translates as MDQSPCTTSRGSSIGDASELEANLTLSDRLKVFKSSSFDPNSHVASKSHTMNEKEKRHLCSYLIDLKKASAEEMRKSVLANNLAFIRTSKGISDLEGELVSMRNLLSTQAALVHGLADGCELSPMISGNEDLDMDDILDEKTELSNTEKWLIGYLETLEVLLAEKRVDEAMTALEEGEKMVQEITEVGTLSPNLFEALQDAIAEYRKKLADQLAETICQPSTSSAETRSTALSLKKLGDGSRAHTLLLSSRQGTLQRSMKILQSSNYGGVGPFTAALSQLVCSTISQVASDSLSVFSEEPGSARTVFHQARIFY